attataatatttattgttagaTGTACATTGTTTCACAAATAATGACAAACTATATTCCATGTTCCCACActcagttcttttttcttttattacttGTAATAATTTCTTACTTCTAGTACTTAGATGTCTTTGCTTTCATTCATTTTGGgaacataaataaaatgtttttttttaaaaaaaatcctctatAAATCTGCAAAGCATAAATCAATCTATGAAAGTCCGAGAAAATAAAAGTGGCCTAGATTTGGTACCAAAGTAAGAGCCTCAAGAATGTATCTCACGAGGGCTCTCTAGAATCACGATGCTGTTATTGAAAAGGGCACTTCCTGGCACCTCCAATTTGGTCTCACATGGCAGACACCTTTCCAGCGCAGAGGTCAAAAACTAGACAGATTCGTATATCAGAAGTCATTGAAGTAATCGATGTTTTCCTTTCATGTTTGACCTTGATTTTCCATATCATACACTTTCTATAAAATGGCAATCGTGTGGATTTCAAAAATTTGAATGGAGAAAATGTGCTCTGAAATAGCAAGCCTTCATTTTTCCTCGGAGAGAGTCTCTGGCAAGAGGACAGTTTCCAAGGTTTGGTTGGCCTTTCTTAAGCAACAGCCCAAGTCAAGTTCCACATCAATAGTTTCAAAATTCACGGGACATCCGTTAGTGCAACTGCAGAAATTCAAAACATAGGTTAGCTTTACCAAGATActtagcaaaaaacaaaaacccataTCCCAAAATGAGTCCCCTTTCCGCCCCTCTTTCTCCTTCTCATTTACCTGGATGACAAGGTCAAACTGTGAATTTACAAAGATTAAGTAGCTATCAACAAGGATAATATCTAATTATTAGGAATACTGTTTTTCTGCTGAGTAAGTTTGACATTTGCTCTTCTTGAAtactcattttaaaattatttttattgttaaaaagGGAAATCTCAAAGAAACACTGATAAAAAGCAGGTGGAATTTTGGTTTAACAAATGATTTTGATTGGACAACACAGAGTAACAAGGCATCACACTGTTGTTGGGCCAGGTGTTGGGCCAGGTTGTTGTTGGGCCTGGTGTGTATTATATATGCCTAAGAGGAACACTGAGTTCCCCCCACAAGGAATTgaaaggaaaacacacacacacgcactcccTGCCCAGTTTACCATTTTTGTTACTGTGACTCCACATCTTTACAATTATGCAATAGGCTATCGCTAGCCATCACTAGCCAATCATGGTTTGGTACTTGCACAGTAAGTTATTCTGATTGGTCTAGCATCTTGCTAGAAGTGCCCCCTTCCCTTTTGCTGAAAATCACTCACCAGCGACTGGTAGAACTATTGATAGCCATCACAAGCAGACCAACCGCATAGTGCCAAAAGAAGCACATGGTCAGGAAGTTCTTGTTTCCAGCGTCTCCTTCACTCCAGCCTGGACCTCCCCATGGCGGGTACAGGACAAACCCAATCTGATAGAAAGAAATCCCAGAAGAGGGCAATAATTCTTTGGACATCTTATTTACTGAGGACTTCATTGGAACTACAGAGGGTCAGCCCTAGCTTCTACCCCTGTAAACTAAAatgaatgaaaaacaaaatttgAACGAAGGTAGATTGGACAGCCTGGAGAGATCGTCTCCAAATTTATGCACTCCCCCCAAATTGAATGCTACCTAACTCTCAATCTCCTACAAGTTACATTCTCCaattaatttatttagatattttttcCGTATTCCTCCTACCTTGTGGGACCCACAATGGTTCACAAAATAcgtatttaaataaacaaaccaaaaaaatgaagaATACAAAATGCTGTGTCCTGGATCCACTGGGGCAGCTTACTCTAGGCCATGGGCTGTGAGCTATGAGCTAAGGGTCCCTTTAGCTCTTGTCCTTTGACTTGCATCAAATGACTCCATGCCTTTGGCCACACCCAGGCTTAAATATCTGCAACAGGAGGGGAAATATAAGCCTAtctcctttctcctctctcttgCCATGCACGTTGCACAATTCTGCTAGATTGCCATGTGTTGCAAATTGGTTTTCTGAGTTTTTGCCCAATATGGGATGCTACCAAACTTCTCAACCCCGCAAACCCCGTCTCAACTGTTTTCCTTTTCTGTGGTCTGAATCCTCGAGTCCTTATTTTTGCTGAATTTCGCCCATTACGATCATTCGTTGGGCATAAATGAGCTTAAATGAATGGTAGTGCCAGCATCATTCCAGATTGCCTTTGCCACACCTGTGATCCATGGAAGCTCCTACCCAGCTAAAGttgttgtaacctgctctgagacTACTCGCAGGGAAGAcaggctataaattgaataaataatgatgatgataataataataaagtcagTAGTGACTAAGGCAGCAAAACTATGGTCACTTACTTAGGAGTAAACCCTATTTAACttagtgggacttgcttctgaggaaACATGCATAGGACTGGGTTGCATGTCTCATTGTAAGCAATGCAAGAAGTTAGTTGTGACTAATTCAAGGTCCTTTTGGCTTTAAATGGGATAGACTCATGAGTAACTTTAGCTAGACTGGGAGACAAACGTGTCTGTGCAGAATACAGTCAGGAAATGTCCGACCCAAAGCCTGTTTAACCTGCCTTGTAGTTAAATGATTTAAAACTCAAGCAATTGCAGCTTGGACAGCCTTTGGCATCAGTCCTAATAAAGGTTAttcatagagatgggcatgatccaaaaaaaattaacaatccagctaatcgtggatcagcgccggcaacgatcccgaattaacgatccacaccgatcatctcccgttcccgatgtgtgaatcgtggaggccaaagaggggcacactgctattcccagctacgttggaaggtgggtggtggcagcggccgccgagctcggcgggcacagggagacagtgacgagccacctcccctcagggggtggggggtttggctgctcgccggctgcacccccatgtgcccgcccaccaggccaaactggagcatgctggtattcccagcgatacatgaatggtgggtgctggcagcCGCCGCCGAGCCTgatgggcacggggaggcggcgatgagccgcctcccctcaggtcccattcagcaacacaggaggtctgtgtctggccatcagagctgcctttcagggtttgcagggatgagattggagtgcccatggctacagaacacccccttccctctccctcccctgggtgtcttctcccaacttgtgactgttttgctgctccgtggttggaaggaagccctgatcaaggaaagctgggcttccatttgggtttccagggcgacagaaggagggcaaacagagctcaggctttcccctggctccgttgccaggggaatagattgctggtgcctgagtgtctggatccccgatttGAGCctgaacgcaacgatccaggcctctcctgattgctggatcgttggccgtggacgatcacgatccgccaggtcacgatcacgcaattgccattatcgtgggtttttttcgatcgtaatgtggatcgtgtaTTCATGCTTTGCTTAATTGTCTTCATTTAAGTAATTAGAAAAACCATCTTGGAAAACAAACACCAAATCAGGTGTCTTCCATTAAATGAGAAATACTCAGCAAAATAGCAGAACAGCTCAAATGTCCCTTCTTTTGTGACATAAAATTGGAAGTACATTTCATACAGCTACAATGCTATCCTAAGGGCCAAAATAGACGAGATGGCATACTCATGGCTGCCACGATGTCATTGCCAttttaaattagttttaaaatgctgtgagtgGGCCCATTGCAAAGTGGGCTGAGGGGCTTTTGTTTCCCCCTGTCATACCTTATCAAGTGCCAAAAATGGCTGTACCTGGCCTCCCCTTGTGacagtttcagcacttgaaaatgcCTGGTGGAGGGGACAAAAGCCCTGTTCTGTGGTTCTGAATTGGGCCATccaggcattttaaaatcactttaaaatggtaaTAGTATCATCATGGTGGCCATATCTAATTTGGCCCTCACTTTGGTCTGACTGACTTAGAAGGtcttaactagaggtgggcacaaaccacaaaaatagaaccatgaggttcgtggttcatggattttcacgaaccaggaaccatgaactggcacggaactgggcccagttatgaactagtttgtggttcatggttcatggggtttaaatacccctttccagctgcttagcagtggcagggaaaggggcgtttgacagtttaaagggccctttcctgccttgcaagtggcagggctctttaaactatcagctggcaggtggcagggggggatcccccctgccgcctgccagctaatactttaaaaggccctgctgcttgcaaggcagggccctttaaactgcccaaatcccagccctcacccccacccaaccccccccctccaccagtggttcatggaaaccagcttccacgaaccactggttcgcaacccatgaaccgggctggttcgtggtttttttggggttgtattcaggttcgtgcccatctctagtcataactctGCTTTGAGTAGCAGTGTTAGACTTCAGAGGAGCCCGCTGCCTCTGTTTCTGCATGAGCTAACCTGGTCCCAGGTGCAGTGACTCAGGCAGAGATTTCACAGGTAACCTCCTACCCCTTTAAACGATCTCATCACATCCAAGAAAGAGGAGCAGAAGCTGAACTGGAAGGGGATAGATACGGTCATATCAGGAACTCATGCAGAGGGCAACTTGGTCTGTGGCTGGGTTCACTGGCGGTGTTACTTGTTTATTTACTATGGCATATTAGCACGCCTCATGCAGATGACTGATTGACGGTTTCTTGGCTCTGGGCtctcattttcttccttttttcttagaTGTAAAGGCTACTAACCTGCCAAAACCAGGATCCTTGCAAAATGAAAAGGCTGGCTCTGAAGACTTCTAGGATGGTGTGATCTCGCAGGAATACTTCCAGCAAGCAGCTGAGGGCAGCTCCAAATATAGCAATGCTCAACAGAGAGTAGAGGTGTTCGGTCAACACTGCGCCCTGGTAGTCATGGAAATGAAACAGGAAGCCTGCCAAAACCCAAAGCAGAATTGCCAATTATTCAGGAGTATTATCAAAACTGAACTTTGGAGGATACGTCAATCAATAAGTACATGAGAACCCACCTGCATGTTAaacagagtcccccccccctttgtattcATGCAGCCAAAGGAATGTTCAATTCATATATTTTGAGGGGGGAGAATAATTACACAATTGGGTGACCCATTTTGCATTGTGATACTCAGACTGTGAAGGTGGAAGATAATATTTTGCCCCTTTCCCCCTACCTTCTTATTCTAGAAATCCTATACCCGTCATGCTCTATCTGGGCAAAACTAATCACCGAGAAAGATTTGCACAGTAGCTTTTGGAgctttaaaaatctttaaaacacATAACATTGGGGAATATTCAGAGGTTGGCTCATTATTACCAACACTGAAATGTTGCAGGATAGACACTGTACAAGTTGAGGTGCGTAGCATCATCTGAAGGTTATGTGCCTGGTTATTGCTAAGTCAATAAAGGAGGGGAATGCAAAATCTTTTAATATATAGATAGAGCTTGGGATAGAAACAACATTGGAAAACCAAGAGTcaggtccagtggcatcttaaggaCTAatttgatttccagggtatgagcttttgagagtcaaagctccctttgtctagttgctctttaaggtgctacttgacccgaatgctgaatcttgctcttctactacagaccaacatggccagcCACCTTAAACATTGGAAAATAAATTCCTTTTTGCTAAACCATAATTGCCCTCTAGTGGGTCTAAAACATATTCAGTTTCTCTACTGCTGTGCTGCGTGTTAAAATTTGCTGATCGGTGTATATTCATGATCACAGACTTgtcattttaggtgggtagctgtgttggtctgcactaaaatagcaggattttagtccagtggcacctttttcagggtgtaagctttcgagactcagagCTCTGACGCTCAAAAACGTATAccccaaaaatcttgttggtccctcaagtgccactggactcaaagacTTCCCACCTGCCTCTTCCCAGTTCTTTACTCATAATAATTACTAATGAAACCTAGAATTGCCACTCGACAACATATGCACATTATTGGAATGAGAACAAGTTGAAATCAAAGCTTCCCCCCTGCTTACCTTAActgtttttataaaaaaaaatattagtaGTAATTCCACTGTTATGATCACAGTCTAttattgtgattaacagctcataacaGTAACTtgattgaagactggaagcagacagacagaacCAGGCTCAATGGGAGCCAATTTATACATAAGAAAACCCCACtcctttttagcaacaaccaatacaaaccAAGTAGTTAGAAATCCTTCGTTTGCATAAACCATATACCTAGTAACTTATTTCCAGAatggtgattggtctttattatacagatctgattggctgctgccagcatgaaacaaccaatagtaacgaaggcttcaggagccttagTCCATCCTGAAGCTATGCCAATACATAACACAGTCCGTAGGACTCTGCAGTCGATCTTTTATGATGATGTAACAGTGGCTTTTGGCAGGCAGAGGTATCACACAGCCCCTCTGGTCATGGACATAAAGTTTGTGGGGGCAATGGGGCCTGAGCCCCTACTGGACTGCTAGCCATCAGCACAAGATGAACGCCATGACAGAGTCTGCCCTGGGTTTCTCCTGGCTTGGGCAACCTGTGAGCAAACCTGACAATCACAATGGAGGTCTGCCAACCATTTTTCTCTTCTGGTctacatttttttattttctccattgctTTCTGTAGGGtcatagggatgccagcctccaggtggtggctggagctctcccggaattacacctgatctccaggcaacagagaccatttcccctggagaaaatggctgctctgaagggtgaactctatggaggCCTCtcgcctccccaaaccctggcctctcttggttccacccccaaaatctccaggaatttcccaacctggacctgacaaccctaggtcCAGGTCTCTGATTCTTTCCTTCATACTGACCTTCACTAAGGTGTGGCACTAGTTCCTTAACAATGCACCGGATGCTTTCCTTTTGTCTGCTCTGCTAAATGTTTTATACATCCCAGCACAGCTAATAGTGAATTGTGGATCTTCACTACTGATTGCCCCTTTTTGTTTGGGCTTTGGAGGAAGCAGAGTGGATGAGATTGTTAGCACAGGTCAGAATTCTTCTGTCCTATATTGATGGGAGTTGGAAATCTACTGGGGATGAGATGAGGTAGATTTAGGCATAATCTCATTTAGGCATGGGCCAAAACCCAGGGGAAACAGCAAGGATAATGTTGAATAAAAAGCCTACTCTTAGATAAGGAATACAGACATTCTTTTACTACTGAGATACCTTTGGCCACATCTGCTAGGTATGGTTGCCAGTCTCTAGGTAGGGCCTGcgaatttcctggaattacaactgactccagactacagaaatcagttgcccaagagaaaatgactgctttggaaagtggactctaaaGATCCgatctacaagtgacgcctgacacaggttggacacttgtcagcttccctcaagttttgatgggaaatgtaggtgtcctggtcttgcagctgtaatggagagccaagctgcaagaccaggacgcctacatttcccatcaaaacttgaggtaagctgacaagtgtccaacctgtgtaaggcatcacttgtagcttggctctaagtcactaTACCctgctgctgaggtccctctccttttTAAACCCTGCgttctcctggctccacccaaAATCTGtatgaatttcccaactcagatttGGCAATCTACAGAGATAAACTGGTTAAGGAACCACATTCGCTATGGAGCACTATCACAgataactaagggccaagctagaagtgacgaattacacttgaatggcaagtgaacagactcacgtgtattcctccctcttcacttgcactccacttgcactccacgtgaTCGAGTAGAGTGCaattggagtgcaagtgaacagggaggaatacatgtgagtctgtacacttgccattcaagtgtaattcgtcacttctagcttggcccacagtcttccCATCTCCTTTCCCAGATTAACAAGGATGGGATGGTAAGTTTTCTCAGAAATATATATAGCACATTTATTCTCTTTTAAATAAGTTTTAAATGTTCCTTGCTATCTTGAGGCAACCACATAGCACTTGGATTTTGATTTTCTACATATTCACGACATTACCCTTTAGCAAGTCCAAAAAATCAACCTCATGGTGGACTCTATTTTGAATCAATTGCTTCTCATACCCAAATAAGAAAAGGTTTTGTTTCAGTTCCTCACTTGTGTCTTTTGatgaagtaattttttaaatCATTTAGAATCTAAATCAGTCCTTGACTCCTTGACTTGCAGAACAAAAGAAGCTAAACTGTAAAACTAGAGTTGCTGTCGAGTTGTAAGCTATAGAGTCATTCTGTTTGAAATTAGATTTACTACTCATTTCTACTTAAAAGTATTGCCAAATCCAGTTTTCAGATGGCCTTTTCCAAGATCTTTTTTCAACTTTGTAGTAACTATATGAATATACCATTATATCAAAATGCCAAtcgctgatttttttaaaaaaaatcctctaaAAAGCTCTCTAGTGGCATGTGAGGAGGGGACGAGGTTTGCCATAAGGACTGGAGCCGGAAATTCCAGACTTTCCCACCCAAATAGCAATCAGCCCAACTTTGTTGCAATCATTCCCAAAGCATAGCAGCAtagggttgccggctccaagttgggaaattcctggagatctggggggtgaaacctggagaaacctggagaatgtggggtttggggagggaaaggaccttggcatggcataattccatagagtccacccccccaaagtagccattttctccaggtgaactgatctctctggcctggagaccagttgtaattccgggagatctcccgccactacctggaggatggcaaccctatagcaGCAACATCCAGTTTggaaaaaattgcaaaaatgatgagagaaaaaaaaaacatggtgctGGGAAGTACCACAATGCTATGGGGTATCTAGGGCAAATTCCCCAACAGTATTAAACCCAGAGATAGGAGATCTATAAATCTGGAACTGTTAGGGAATATTAAATATCCTTCTTTGATATTTCATATTGCCTTTGTGATGAGCCCAGTGGAAACCTACTGCCCCTCCTTTGACCCTTTTGTTATGTGCTTCTTTATGTGCTTCTGCTGACCTAGCTGCTTTTCTGTTTAGTGTGTGGTaactagtggtggtggtggagagggccctcaagtcgtagctgacttacggcaacccctggtgaggttttcatggcaacagactaacagaggtggtttgctattgctggcctctgcaaccttggtcttcattggaggtcattGAAGGCCAACTCTCCTTAGCtcctgagagctgatgagatcaccTAGACTGTGTAAGTCAGGGTGTGGCAACTAGTTCAAGAGCAGATAGCTTCTTCTTTGAAGGGATGGTCCATCTCTGGATATACCCAGACTTACTGATATCCCTTCAGTCATTCTATATGTTAATACTCTTAAAAGTTCTCCATGGAGGCAACCTGTGCTCTCCACAGACACACATTGCCTT
Above is a genomic segment from Eublepharis macularius isolate TG4126 chromosome 14, MPM_Emac_v1.0, whole genome shotgun sequence containing:
- the LOC129342055 gene encoding transmembrane protein 45B-like, with the translated sequence MSSFLGNALRGSFFLLLGLWWSVKYPMKYVLQKLNADNQAKLWIQRIDIIEGTAKACIALGGILAEQFVPNGPHMSLYDEGTQNWVQLMSWQHMTMYLFYGFSGVVDVLSYTPLKLPVGLDRLLVALALCTEGFLFHFHDYQGAVLTEHLYSLLSIAIFGAALSCLLEVFLRDHTILEVFRASLFILQGSWFWQIGFVLYPPWGGPGWSEGDAGNKNFLTMCFFWHYAVGLLVMAINSSTSRCCTNGCPVNFETIDVELDLGCCLRKANQTLETVLLPETLSEEK